A genomic segment from Gemmatimonadota bacterium encodes:
- the asnS gene encoding asparagine--tRNA ligase encodes MTPDTRSATPFASISDLRQHVGQQVIVRGWVTTTRSSGKIAFLVMRDGSGYLQTVFPKNEIVEGAWERFATLTQEATVSVTGTVREDARAPGGYELTASDVTVLAPSVDFPITPKEHGTAFLFEHRHLWLRSKKQVAIARVRNEIEHAISDFFYEREFIRVDTPILTGSIGEQAGELFATEYFDLGQAYLAQTGQLYGEAAAAAHGKIYTFGPTFRAEKSKTRRHLTEFWMIEPEVAFADSNDNMKLQEDFVSYLVARVLENRQEELKELERDTSKLANITAPFPRISYTDAIAALQAQGSDIQWGTDLGADDETALAKAYDKPLFVMNYPKAFKAFYMKENPDDPRTVLSNDCLAPEGYGEIIGGSQREDDYDKLLARIEAQGLDPKSYGWYLDLRKYGGFVHSGFGLGLERTVAWICGIPHIREAIAFPRQIHRLYP; translated from the coding sequence ATGACGCCAGACACTCGCTCCGCCACGCCCTTCGCCTCGATCAGCGATCTCCGCCAGCACGTTGGGCAGCAGGTCATTGTACGGGGGTGGGTCACCACCACGCGCTCCTCCGGCAAGATCGCTTTCCTCGTGATGCGCGATGGCTCCGGCTACCTGCAGACGGTCTTCCCCAAAAATGAAATCGTCGAAGGCGCCTGGGAGCGCTTTGCAACCCTGACTCAGGAAGCGACCGTGTCAGTCACGGGCACGGTGCGCGAAGACGCTCGTGCGCCTGGCGGCTATGAACTCACCGCAAGCGATGTGACGGTGCTGGCGCCGAGCGTCGATTTCCCGATCACGCCAAAGGAACACGGCACCGCCTTTCTCTTCGAGCACCGCCATCTCTGGCTCCGCTCGAAGAAGCAGGTGGCGATCGCGCGCGTGCGGAACGAGATCGAGCACGCGATCAGCGACTTCTTCTACGAGCGCGAATTCATTCGGGTCGACACGCCGATCCTGACCGGCTCGATCGGCGAGCAGGCCGGCGAGCTCTTCGCCACGGAATATTTCGACCTCGGTCAGGCCTATCTCGCTCAGACGGGACAGCTCTACGGTGAAGCCGCCGCTGCCGCGCACGGAAAGATCTACACCTTCGGTCCGACCTTCCGCGCCGAGAAGTCGAAGACGCGCCGCCACCTGACGGAGTTCTGGATGATTGAACCGGAAGTGGCGTTCGCCGATTCCAACGACAACATGAAGCTGCAGGAAGACTTCGTGTCGTACCTCGTGGCGCGCGTGCTGGAGAATCGTCAGGAAGAACTGAAGGAACTCGAGCGCGATACCTCCAAGCTCGCAAACATCACGGCGCCCTTCCCACGTATCAGCTACACCGACGCGATCGCCGCGCTGCAGGCCCAGGGGAGCGATATCCAGTGGGGCACCGACCTCGGTGCCGATGACGAGACCGCGCTCGCCAAGGCGTACGACAAGCCGCTCTTCGTGATGAACTATCCGAAGGCGTTCAAGGCGTTCTACATGAAGGAGAATCCCGACGATCCGCGCACGGTGCTCAGCAACGACTGCCTCGCGCCCGAAGGCTACGGCGAGATCATCGGCGGCTCACAGCGTGAGGACGATTACGACAAGCTCCTCGCCCGCATCGAGGCGCAAGGGCTCGATCCCAAGTCGTACGGCTGGTACCTCGACCTGCGGAAGTACGGTGGCTTTGTCCACTCCGGCTTCGGTCTCGGTCTCGAGCGCACCGTCGCCTGGATCTGCGGCATCCCGCATATTCGGGAGGCGATTGCGTTCCCGAGGCAGATCCACCGCCTTTACCCGTAA
- the mazG gene encoding nucleoside triphosphate pyrophosphohydrolase: MQDESALGRAVAMVADLRERCSWDRIQTRETLRPYLIEEAHELAAALGTGDQAQIREEVADLMLHLAWQLVLGAESGEFTPDEVADDLVAKMRRRHPHLFELGEQEGWEALKNRERKRSHGTLDGLPATLPELLLAYRLQERAAGVGFDWPDVRGPLDKVREELAEVEAELDHSDPSRDRLTDEIGDLLFAVVNVARKAGVPPGAALERSNAKFRARFAEVERIAAERSVKLGEASLEELDLIWDEVKRKG, encoded by the coding sequence ATGCAAGACGAATCAGCGCTGGGACGGGCCGTGGCAATGGTCGCCGACCTGCGCGAGCGATGCAGCTGGGACCGGATCCAGACCCGGGAGACGTTGCGGCCCTACCTGATCGAGGAGGCCCACGAGCTCGCGGCAGCCCTCGGCACGGGCGATCAGGCCCAGATTCGCGAGGAAGTGGCCGACCTGATGCTCCACCTCGCCTGGCAGCTGGTGCTGGGCGCCGAATCGGGAGAATTCACTCCCGACGAGGTGGCCGACGACCTGGTCGCCAAGATGCGACGGCGCCATCCCCATCTCTTCGAGCTCGGTGAGCAGGAGGGGTGGGAGGCACTCAAGAACCGCGAACGGAAACGCAGCCACGGAACCCTCGACGGCCTCCCGGCCACCCTCCCCGAGCTATTGCTTGCCTACCGGTTGCAGGAACGCGCGGCAGGTGTCGGCTTCGACTGGCCAGATGTCCGCGGCCCGCTCGACAAGGTGCGTGAGGAACTCGCCGAGGTCGAAGCCGAGCTCGACCACAGCGACCCGTCGCGTGATCGGCTCACCGACGAGATCGGCGACTTGCTCTTTGCGGTGGTTAACGTCGCACGCAAGGCCGGCGTGCCGCCCGGAGCTGCGCTCGAGCGCAGCAACGCAAAATTCCGGGCACGATTCGCCGAGGTCGAACGCATCGCCGCCGAACGGAGTGTGAAACTCGGCGAGGCGTCGCTGGAGGAGCTGGATCTGATCTGGGATGAAGTGAAACGGAAGGGATGA
- the alr gene encoding alanine racemase encodes MRKPFTPDTARAWVDVDLDSLVRNARSYAARVGVPLLPMVKADGYGLGAVAVARALAEIEPWGYGVATVDEARELYVNGILRPIVIFSPLVPEMIEYVNAVAARPVIGDLDSLRAWLAQGSGPFHLEIDTGMARAGIRWDDAAMLGEARNLLAEASGWEGVFTHFHSAERNSAATGQQWLRLQGCIDALGRRPPLVHAANSAAGATGKPYSGDLARPGIHLYGGRISGFDSIRVAALRARVVAVRRLAAGDTVSYEATWGVPNATTIATLAIGYADGLSRRLSNGGACELLGHRLRIVGRVTMDHVMIDAGDLPVAIGDVATIFGGIVTLDEQAALAGTISYELLTALGSRLPRRYLPRE; translated from the coding sequence GTGCGCAAACCCTTCACACCCGACACCGCCCGCGCCTGGGTCGATGTGGACCTCGACTCCCTGGTGCGGAACGCCCGCTCCTACGCCGCTCGGGTCGGCGTCCCGCTCCTGCCCATGGTCAAGGCCGATGGCTACGGCCTCGGGGCCGTGGCGGTGGCTCGCGCCCTCGCCGAGATCGAGCCCTGGGGCTACGGTGTCGCCACCGTCGACGAAGCCCGTGAACTCTACGTCAACGGCATCCTGCGGCCGATCGTGATCTTCTCACCGCTCGTCCCCGAGATGATCGAGTACGTCAACGCGGTGGCAGCACGACCGGTCATTGGTGACCTCGATTCGCTGCGCGCCTGGCTCGCACAGGGCAGCGGCCCATTCCACCTCGAGATCGATACCGGGATGGCGCGAGCGGGAATCCGCTGGGACGACGCTGCGATGCTCGGCGAAGCGCGCAATCTGCTCGCCGAGGCCTCAGGATGGGAGGGTGTCTTCACCCATTTCCATTCGGCGGAACGCAATTCGGCGGCGACCGGCCAGCAGTGGCTCCGCTTGCAGGGGTGCATTGACGCGCTCGGTCGCCGGCCCCCGCTGGTCCACGCGGCGAATTCGGCGGCAGGCGCCACGGGGAAGCCGTATAGCGGCGATCTCGCGCGCCCGGGAATCCACCTTTATGGCGGCAGAATCTCCGGCTTCGATTCGATCCGGGTGGCTGCGTTGCGTGCGCGGGTGGTGGCGGTCCGGCGGCTCGCGGCCGGGGACACCGTTTCCTACGAAGCGACCTGGGGCGTGCCGAATGCGACCACGATCGCCACACTGGCCATCGGCTATGCTGATGGGCTGAGTCGTCGACTCTCCAATGGCGGTGCCTGCGAACTCCTCGGTCACCGGCTGCGCATCGTCGGCCGGGTCACCATGGACCACGTAATGATCGATGCCGGCGACCTGCCGGTGGCGATCGGCGACGTGGCTACGATCTTTGGCGGCATCGTGACGCTTGACGAACAAGCGGCCCTTGCGGGAACAATCAGTTACGAACTCCTCACCGCGCTCGGGAGCCGTCTCCCGCGCCGCTACCTGCCCAGAGAATGA
- a CDS encoding DUF1844 domain-containing protein: MNQHFGSLILGLAAQANAALDGQLPPGAEAAGAGNARQLAQALIDTLSALQEKTKGNLDADEALLMEQALTGLRFRFATGKTQ, translated from the coding sequence ATGAATCAGCATTTCGGATCGCTCATCCTCGGTCTCGCCGCTCAGGCGAATGCCGCTCTCGATGGTCAGCTCCCGCCGGGTGCCGAAGCCGCCGGTGCCGGAAACGCGCGGCAGCTCGCTCAGGCGCTCATCGACACCCTCAGTGCGCTGCAGGAGAAGACCAAGGGAAACCTTGATGCCGACGAGGCGCTGTTGATGGAGCAGGCCCTCACCGGGCTTCGTTTCCGCTTCGCGACGGGCAAGACGCAGTGA
- a CDS encoding phosphopentomutase: protein MIRRAGLIVLDGLGVGTAHDTAAYGDLGSATLGNVMRSAAGLQLPNLEAMGLGLCGDSGLPPVTAPTAAHGVAEPGSPGKDSTTGHWELCGVILKEPFPTYPKGFPQPLLDEFARLTGRGVLGNVAASGTAILDQLGAEHLATGKWIVYTSADSVFQVAAHEDVVSLAELYAGCQIARDLLKGEHGVSRVIARPFRGTRGAWQRTANRKDFSSQPIGETLLDRLAAQHIPVVGVGKVDDLFAGRGVTSIHTPTNRDAYELIEGAMLAMRRGFLFANVIEFDQSWGHRNDVTGFRSGLEELDRWMPRILRQVRDEDLIIFTADHGNDPTTPSTDHAREQVPILVAGPRVRPVSIGVRQTFADVGQTIAEFLGLPPLAAGTSFLSEVWTG from the coding sequence GTGATTCGTCGCGCCGGGCTCATCGTGCTTGATGGTCTTGGCGTCGGCACCGCGCATGACACGGCGGCCTACGGCGACCTCGGTTCGGCCACGCTCGGCAACGTGATGCGCTCGGCCGCTGGGCTGCAGCTCCCCAACCTCGAAGCGATGGGGCTCGGGCTCTGTGGCGATAGCGGACTCCCTCCCGTCACCGCGCCGACCGCAGCACATGGTGTCGCCGAGCCGGGGAGCCCGGGGAAGGACAGCACCACCGGCCACTGGGAACTCTGTGGCGTCATTCTCAAGGAACCCTTTCCCACCTACCCGAAGGGATTCCCGCAGCCTCTGCTCGACGAATTCGCCCGGCTGACCGGCCGTGGCGTCCTCGGCAACGTGGCGGCCTCCGGGACCGCGATCCTCGACCAACTCGGTGCGGAACATCTCGCGACGGGCAAGTGGATCGTCTACACGTCAGCGGATTCGGTTTTTCAGGTCGCGGCGCACGAGGATGTCGTCTCGCTGGCCGAACTCTATGCAGGCTGCCAGATCGCCCGCGATCTGCTGAAAGGCGAGCACGGAGTGTCACGAGTGATCGCGCGACCCTTCCGCGGAACTCGCGGCGCCTGGCAGCGTACGGCGAACCGGAAGGACTTCTCGTCGCAGCCGATCGGTGAGACCCTGCTCGATCGTCTCGCCGCGCAGCACATCCCCGTGGTCGGTGTCGGGAAGGTTGATGACCTTTTCGCCGGTCGAGGGGTCACCAGTATCCACACCCCGACGAATCGGGATGCCTACGAGTTGATCGAAGGAGCGATGCTGGCGATGCGGCGGGGCTTTCTCTTTGCCAACGTGATCGAGTTCGACCAGAGCTGGGGTCACCGCAACGATGTGACGGGTTTCCGGAGCGGGCTCGAGGAGCTGGATCGCTGGATGCCGCGGATCCTGCGGCAGGTTCGGGACGAGGACCTGATTATCTTCACGGCCGACCACGGCAACGATCCGACGACGCCGTCGACGGACCACGCCCGGGAACAGGTACCGATCCTGGTCGCGGGACCACGGGTCCGGCCGGTCAGCATCGGGGTCCGCCAGACCTTTGCCGATGTCGGGCAAACCATTGCGGAATTCCTCGGTCTGCCCCCGCTAGCGGCAGGAACCTCGTTTCTGAGCGAGGTCTGGACTGGATGA
- a CDS encoding cytidine deaminase, producing MTDLRTAAEAARARAYAPYSGFHVGAALETEEGTIVTGCNVENASYGLTICAERSAVVAAVAAGHRRFVRLALVSDAPEPIAPCGACRQVLAEFGLQLQVDSYAGSDRISWTMAELLPASFNRDVLQ from the coding sequence ATGACTGATCTGCGAACTGCGGCGGAAGCCGCTCGAGCACGCGCTTACGCCCCGTATTCCGGCTTTCACGTCGGTGCGGCGCTGGAGACTGAGGAGGGTACCATCGTCACCGGTTGCAACGTCGAAAATGCCTCATACGGGCTGACTATCTGCGCGGAGCGCAGTGCCGTGGTCGCGGCCGTGGCGGCGGGCCACCGTCGTTTCGTGCGCCTGGCACTGGTGAGTGACGCGCCTGAGCCCATCGCCCCGTGCGGGGCGTGTCGGCAGGTGCTCGCCGAGTTCGGGCTGCAGTTGCAGGTCGACTCATACGCCGGATCCGACCGGATCTCGTGGACCATGGCTGAGTTGCTCCCGGCCTCCTTCAACCGCGACGTGCTGCAGTGA